A window of Candidatus Bathyarchaeota archaeon contains these coding sequences:
- a CDS encoding metallophosphoesterase: MPNYTTSGPIVIISDMHLGRRIFKTKSCRPEDLVNFFDWLKNNRKIKGKNGAITKAKIPKKIILLGDVLELWAPASEREILLHVNPVLFKLIKIVREDQDIIYVRGNHDQNIKRYVGKFEPNLHIYDKYVTINFQPKNSKSKKIVLLHGDAFIWGRSRGISSRIMGYFYRIASDLDESTRLTISAAFIIFSLLYYLIFYTELFQGFPVPSLIRDLYMGLLGIGCFYAVPTLIRILGLRLIERSAIKGIRKLKIRKLILQHEAEKVSSEIRQRFYDAVQKPSYAMMKEIISGTFKTLWWNFQDWWNRHWKDKTWRPEIIIFGHTHVPEGPVRIKDIEGVDKSKITKKFENTILVNSGSWIKEGIEDNTNFIFIDDGEIRLCSFDVNRKIGVELGNLKEPYSK, from the coding sequence ATGCCAAACTATACAACCTCTGGTCCAATAGTAATCATCTCTGATATGCATCTAGGTAGGAGAATATTTAAGACCAAATCATGTCGCCCTGAAGATTTAGTGAATTTCTTCGATTGGTTAAAAAATAATAGAAAAATCAAAGGAAAGAATGGAGCTATTACCAAAGCTAAGATTCCTAAAAAGATTATCTTACTAGGAGATGTCTTAGAACTTTGGGCACCTGCTTCTGAACGAGAAATCTTGTTACATGTTAATCCTGTTCTATTCAAGTTAATAAAAATCGTAAGAGAGGATCAAGACATTATTTATGTACGAGGAAATCATGATCAGAATATCAAACGCTATGTTGGAAAATTTGAACCGAACCTTCATATCTATGATAAATATGTAACAATAAATTTTCAGCCGAAAAATTCTAAATCAAAAAAGATCGTCTTATTGCATGGCGATGCGTTTATTTGGGGACGTAGCAGAGGAATATCTTCTAGGATCATGGGGTACTTTTATCGAATAGCTTCTGACCTAGACGAATCTACGAGACTAACTATTTCAGCGGCATTCATTATTTTCTCATTACTCTATTATCTCATTTTCTATACAGAATTATTTCAAGGATTTCCAGTTCCAAGTTTAATTAGAGATCTATACATGGGACTATTGGGGATAGGTTGTTTCTATGCAGTCCCAACTTTAATTAGAATTCTAGGTCTTCGACTTATAGAAAGATCAGCGATTAAAGGCATTCGGAAACTAAAAATCAGAAAGTTAATACTTCAACATGAGGCTGAAAAGGTCTCTTCAGAGATTAGACAAAGATTCTATGATGCCGTGCAAAAGCCATCATATGCTATGATGAAGGAGATAATTAGTGGGACTTTTAAGACATTGTGGTGGAATTTTCAAGATTGGTGGAATCGACATTGGAAAGATAAGACATGGCGGCCAGAGATAATTATTTTTGGTCATACGCATGTTCCAGAAGGGCCTGTGAGGATCAAAGATATCGAGGGGGTTGATAAGTCGAAAATAACAAAGAAATTTGAAAATACAATTTTGGTCAACTCGGGATCATGGATAAAAGAAGGAATCGAGGACAATACGAATTTTATCTTCATTGATGATGGCGAAATTCGCTTATGCAGTTTCGATGTAAATAGAAAAATTGGAGTTGAGTTAGGTAATTTAAAAGAACCCTACTCAAAATAG